The following proteins are encoded in a genomic region of Gimesia algae:
- a CDS encoding c-type cytochrome, translating to MHRLVDTCFPLIFFIPALLNAAEPQATPVSSIRVQPGFQVELLRSAQKDESSWISMTFDDRGRIILGLDDVGLGRVTLNDDPAKTSFEKINTTFKHPRGVLYAHDSLYVSETNGEGLHRLKDTTGDDQFDQRQLLKKLDYRSRFGHGHNQIVLGPDQNIYLVVGNDVSFPKGVSPDSPYRNPQNDHLLPNPHDVGQDHRVGYILKTDPDGKTWEIVAGGFRNQVDIAFSPAGEMFTYDADMEWDIGQPWYRPTRINHIIPGGEYGWRWGTGKWPEYYADSLPSTLNTGLGSPTGMVFGTDSSFPTRFQQAMYIADWQNGRILLVDLIPQGATYTCQYEVFLEGGPLNVCDMQFGPDGALYFITGGRGSQSGLYRVTSLPDQKTKSKPPEISEQVIKQAAHSRQLRRDLEPYLTKPVPEIDTLWKHFSSEDRWLRFTARRAIENQDVSRWRARATSETNPTAAIAGLIALSHQGTAEDRDAVLAALNRIQLSSLDQQQLLSLLRAYQLCFIRLGAPTDAQSVELKKRLSPLYPHASSSENHLLGELLVYLNESDVVPQTLTLLTDTSTQEEQIRAARTLTFAKPGWSPKQQRQFLSWLAQARTFTGGKQLTERLRDIREDFLKTLSDQQRQQFSKEIAALDKPLAEEELVPARPVVKEWTVSELEPHLAAVSAKRSFKSARQALLAANCLKCHRIGSTGAQVGPDLTTVGKRFDSRAILESIITPSKVMDEKYLYTVYVLTNGKIVTGRPVGVSKTSITVETDPIRQTTVPVVREEIEESILSKTSPMPANLIDVLTQEEILDLLAYLKAGGDPQATAFQN from the coding sequence ATGCATCGTCTGGTAGATACCTGCTTTCCTCTGATATTTTTCATACCAGCTCTATTGAACGCAGCTGAACCACAGGCAACTCCTGTCAGCTCAATTCGTGTTCAGCCCGGTTTTCAGGTCGAGTTGCTCCGTTCTGCTCAGAAAGATGAAAGTTCCTGGATCAGCATGACCTTTGATGATCGGGGCAGAATCATCCTGGGGCTCGACGATGTGGGCCTGGGTCGGGTCACATTAAATGACGATCCAGCAAAAACCAGCTTCGAAAAAATCAACACCACATTCAAACATCCCCGCGGCGTGCTGTATGCTCACGACAGCCTGTATGTGAGTGAGACAAATGGAGAAGGACTGCATCGTCTGAAAGACACCACGGGTGACGATCAGTTTGATCAGAGGCAGCTCCTGAAAAAACTGGACTACCGCAGTCGCTTCGGGCATGGACATAATCAGATCGTGCTCGGCCCGGATCAGAACATTTATCTGGTCGTCGGCAATGATGTCTCTTTTCCGAAAGGTGTCTCTCCCGATTCACCCTACCGCAATCCCCAGAACGATCATCTGCTGCCCAACCCGCATGATGTCGGTCAGGATCACCGCGTGGGTTACATCCTGAAAACCGATCCGGACGGGAAGACCTGGGAAATTGTCGCGGGCGGTTTTCGCAATCAGGTCGACATAGCATTTAGCCCGGCAGGGGAGATGTTTACCTACGACGCAGATATGGAATGGGATATCGGCCAACCCTGGTACCGCCCAACCCGCATCAACCATATTATTCCCGGCGGAGAATATGGCTGGCGCTGGGGAACCGGCAAATGGCCTGAATACTACGCTGACAGTTTGCCATCCACATTGAATACCGGTCTGGGTTCTCCCACAGGCATGGTCTTCGGAACCGACAGCAGTTTCCCCACGCGCTTCCAACAGGCAATGTACATCGCCGACTGGCAGAACGGGCGGATCCTGCTGGTCGATCTGATTCCCCAGGGAGCCACTTATACCTGCCAGTACGAAGTCTTTCTGGAAGGCGGTCCGCTGAATGTCTGTGATATGCAGTTTGGGCCGGACGGCGCGCTGTACTTCATCACCGGCGGTCGCGGTTCACAATCCGGTCTGTACCGTGTGACGTCGCTGCCAGATCAGAAAACAAAATCAAAGCCACCCGAGATCAGCGAACAGGTAATCAAGCAGGCCGCGCATTCTCGACAGCTCAGAAGAGACCTGGAACCATATCTCACCAAACCGGTCCCCGAGATCGACACGCTCTGGAAACATTTCAGCAGCGAGGATCGCTGGCTCCGTTTTACCGCACGACGTGCTATTGAAAACCAGGATGTGTCCCGCTGGCGAGCCCGGGCCACTTCAGAAACCAATCCCACTGCCGCCATCGCGGGTCTGATCGCCTTAAGCCACCAGGGAACCGCTGAAGACCGGGATGCTGTCCTGGCGGCATTGAATCGAATTCAATTGAGTTCGCTCGACCAGCAACAACTGCTGTCCCTGCTCAGGGCTTACCAGCTCTGCTTCATCAGACTCGGTGCTCCCACAGATGCCCAGTCAGTGGAACTAAAAAAACGACTGAGCCCGCTTTATCCACATGCGAGCAGCAGTGAAAATCACCTGCTGGGTGAGCTGCTGGTTTACTTAAATGAAAGTGACGTCGTCCCGCAAACATTAACGCTACTCACAGACACCTCAACCCAGGAAGAACAGATTCGGGCAGCACGAACATTGACGTTTGCAAAACCGGGTTGGTCCCCAAAACAGCAGCGGCAGTTTCTCAGTTGGCTGGCCCAGGCCCGCACTTTTACCGGCGGTAAACAGCTGACCGAGCGACTGCGCGACATTCGCGAAGATTTCCTGAAAACACTCTCCGATCAGCAGCGCCAGCAGTTCAGTAAAGAGATCGCTGCACTGGATAAACCACTGGCTGAAGAAGAACTGGTTCCCGCCCGTCCGGTCGTTAAGGAATGGACTGTGAGCGAACTGGAACCACATCTGGCTGCTGTTTCAGCAAAGCGGTCCTTCAAAAGCGCACGGCAGGCTCTGCTGGCTGCGAACTGTCTGAAATGCCATCGCATCGGTTCGACCGGCGCGCAAGTTGGTCCTGATCTGACAACGGTCGGCAAACGGTTCGACAGTCGCGCCATACTGGAATCGATTATCACTCCTTCCAAAGTCATGGACGAAAAATATCTCTATACCGTGTATGTGCTCACTAACGGAAAAATTGTGACCGGGCGTCCTGTTGGGGTCAGCAAGACCAGCATCACTGTGGAAACCGATCCGATTCGCCAGACCACGGTCCCTGTTGTCCGAGAAGAAATTGAAGAATCCATCCTTTCCAAAACATCGCCGATGCCTGCGAATCTGATCGATGTGCTCACGCAGGAAGAAATCCTGGATCTGCTGGCTTATCTCAAAGCGGGCGGAGATCCACAGGCAACCGCGTTTCAAAACTAA
- a CDS encoding glycoside hydrolase family 10 protein — MSSRLPNPLISLLVIIVWALSPLPSTLAQVEKRPHIQIRGIYGGAPTQLLKQNKQLPELGVNAIFMGSGSLTEERIAQLKKQGAQVFAEFNTMHVANYLKDHPDAAPIGVDGNICPAPQGWQGICPTHPDYRKYRMDEFRRVLKEHKIDGIWLDYHHSHASWERAIPDMPDTCFCERCLKQFQKDANVSLPRAPTSKLSQLLLGKQKAAWVQWRCDVFTDWVREFRSIIDETRPEALLGTFHCPWSNTDFNGALKNKLAIDLKAQANYIDVFSIMPYHARFNHPQDPAWISRQTAWLGNHLDIKGAPGERLKIWPIVQLSDWGETVPVEQVHSVLDHGTRLPATGVMVFRWGSLHPQTDKVAAMIDYYRKIKP, encoded by the coding sequence ATGTCAAGTCGACTGCCAAACCCCCTGATCTCTTTGCTGGTCATCATTGTATGGGCACTTTCACCTTTGCCATCTACGCTTGCCCAGGTTGAAAAACGACCGCATATTCAAATCCGTGGCATTTATGGTGGCGCGCCGACACAGTTGCTGAAACAGAATAAACAACTGCCCGAACTGGGTGTGAACGCGATCTTCATGGGTTCGGGAAGTTTAACCGAAGAGCGCATCGCGCAATTGAAAAAACAGGGCGCACAGGTCTTTGCCGAATTCAATACAATGCACGTTGCCAACTATCTCAAAGACCATCCCGATGCTGCCCCGATAGGAGTGGACGGAAATATCTGTCCCGCTCCGCAGGGCTGGCAGGGCATCTGCCCGACCCATCCCGACTATCGTAAATATCGAATGGACGAATTCCGCAGAGTTCTCAAGGAACATAAGATCGACGGTATCTGGCTTGATTATCATCACAGTCACGCCAGTTGGGAACGTGCGATTCCCGACATGCCCGACACCTGTTTTTGTGAACGCTGCCTGAAGCAATTTCAGAAGGATGCCAATGTGTCTCTGCCTCGTGCCCCCACTTCGAAACTTTCACAGCTCCTGTTGGGAAAACAGAAAGCAGCCTGGGTACAGTGGCGCTGCGATGTCTTTACCGACTGGGTCCGCGAATTCCGTTCGATTATTGACGAAACACGTCCCGAGGCGTTACTGGGAACCTTTCACTGCCCCTGGTCCAACACGGATTTCAACGGGGCACTTAAAAACAAACTCGCCATCGACCTCAAAGCACAGGCAAACTATATCGATGTCTTCAGCATTATGCCTTATCACGCCCGCTTCAATCATCCGCAAGACCCTGCCTGGATCTCGCGTCAAACCGCCTGGCTGGGAAATCATCTGGACATCAAAGGCGCACCGGGAGAACGGCTCAAAATCTGGCCGATCGTCCAACTTTCGGACTGGGGCGAAACGGTACCCGTCGAACAGGTGCATTCTGTTCTGGATCACGGCACTCGTCTGCCCGCGACCGGGGTGATGGTCTTTCGCTGGGGTTCACTCCATCCACAAACGGATAAAGTGGCCGCGATGATTGATTACTATCGCAAGATCAAACCGTAA
- the yaaA gene encoding peroxide stress protein YaaA, translating to MLTVLSPAKSLNLEPQKQTSKFSTPEFLDEAETLIKKLRRMSKKSLRELMGISEDLAALNHERFNQWSRPFSTENAKQAALMFNGDVYQGLQADQFKARDLAFAQDHLRILSGLYGVLRPLDLMQAYRLEMGTSLSTRSGNSLYDFWGDKITRSLNRELETHKHQELINLASNEYFRSVKPRLLAGSVITPVFKEIKDGKSRTIALFAKQARGRMAAWIIQNRIDQPNQLSDFNLDGYEFQADDSTSAKLTFSRPQPPPVGKK from the coding sequence ATGCTGACTGTTCTCTCCCCTGCCAAATCACTGAATCTGGAACCGCAAAAACAGACATCTAAATTCTCGACCCCGGAATTTCTCGATGAAGCAGAAACACTCATTAAAAAACTGCGACGGATGTCGAAGAAATCGTTGCGGGAACTGATGGGCATCAGTGAGGACCTGGCCGCGCTGAATCACGAACGGTTTAACCAGTGGTCGCGCCCCTTCTCAACAGAAAACGCTAAACAGGCAGCCCTGATGTTTAACGGTGACGTTTACCAGGGTTTACAGGCCGATCAGTTCAAAGCCCGCGATCTCGCTTTCGCCCAGGATCACCTGCGAATACTTTCGGGACTCTATGGCGTACTGCGACCATTGGACTTGATGCAAGCCTATCGTCTGGAAATGGGAACCAGCCTCTCCACCCGTAGCGGGAATTCCCTGTATGACTTCTGGGGCGACAAGATCACACGCTCCCTCAATCGAGAACTGGAAACACACAAACATCAGGAACTGATCAACCTGGCATCGAATGAATATTTCAGGTCGGTGAAACCCCGGCTGCTGGCAGGTTCGGTGATCACACCTGTATTCAAAGAAATCAAAGATGGCAAATCGAGAACGATTGCCTTATTCGCGAAACAGGCCCGCGGTCGGATGGCCGCCTGGATCATTCAAAACCGAATTGACCAGCCCAACCAATTGAGCGATTTCAATCTGGACGGCTATGAATTTCAAGCGGATGACTCGACGTCCGCCAAATTGACTTTCTCCCGCCCACAGCCGCCACCGGTCGGAAAAAAATAA
- a CDS encoding methyltransferase: MKEIALPQQLDQMITGYWVSQSIYAAAKLGIADLLVAGPQTAELLAQATNTNSSALYRLLRALASVGIFAENEQREFALTPMAEFLRSDIPGSKRALALMSGDEQFRAWSEILYSIQTGKTSFDKVFEKPIFEYLADNPDKGQIFDQAMTGIHGRETGDIMNAYDFSGINTLMDVGGGNGSNIINLLQNYPEMKGILFDLPQVVERAEPYIEQAGLTDRCQLIGGSFFESVPAGADAIFLRHIIHDWDDEKSLTILRHCHAVMSENSRLLVVESVIPPGNDPFPGKFLDLVMLMIPGGKERTAEEYEALFEQAGFKLTRIISTESELSIIEGIKLTGSNRG; the protein is encoded by the coding sequence ATGAAAGAAATTGCACTCCCGCAACAACTCGACCAGATGATTACCGGCTACTGGGTCTCCCAAAGTATTTATGCCGCCGCGAAACTGGGAATTGCCGATCTGCTGGTTGCCGGCCCTCAAACAGCCGAACTACTGGCTCAAGCCACTAATACGAACAGCAGCGCTTTGTATCGTCTGTTACGGGCCCTGGCGAGTGTCGGTATTTTTGCTGAGAACGAACAACGTGAATTCGCATTGACCCCCATGGCTGAATTTCTGCGAAGTGACATTCCCGGTTCTAAACGCGCACTGGCTTTGATGAGTGGTGATGAACAGTTTCGGGCCTGGAGCGAGATCCTGTACAGCATCCAGACCGGAAAAACGTCATTCGATAAAGTTTTTGAAAAACCCATCTTCGAATACCTGGCAGACAATCCGGATAAAGGACAGATTTTTGACCAGGCAATGACGGGCATTCATGGCAGGGAAACCGGCGATATCATGAACGCCTATGATTTTTCCGGAATAAACACCCTGATGGATGTCGGCGGGGGAAACGGCTCTAACATTATCAATCTTCTGCAGAACTACCCGGAGATGAAAGGCATCCTGTTCGACTTACCGCAGGTCGTTGAACGGGCAGAACCATATATCGAACAGGCAGGTTTGACAGACCGCTGCCAGTTAATCGGAGGCAGCTTCTTTGAATCCGTCCCCGCAGGCGCTGATGCCATTTTCCTGCGACACATCATCCATGACTGGGATGATGAGAAATCGCTTACAATCCTGCGACATTGCCATGCCGTGATGTCAGAGAACAGCAGACTGCTGGTTGTGGAAAGCGTGATCCCCCCGGGGAACGATCCTTTTCCCGGCAAGTTCCTGGACCTGGTAATGCTGATGATTCCCGGCGGCAAGGAACGCACGGCTGAAGAATATGAAGCACTTTTCGAACAGGCGGGCTTCAAACTGACACGCATTATCTCCACAGAATCCGAACTCAGTATTATCGAAGGGATTAAACTGACCGGGAGTAACCGGGGCTAA
- a CDS encoding methyltransferase — MPEKTTHQQVEELITGYWKSQSIYAAAKLGIADLLVDGDQTPEQLAAATNTDSNALYRLLRALASIGIFKENEAGEFSLTPLAEPLRSSDPQSKHALAIMNGEDQFRPWCEIIYSLQTGKPAYDNIWGKSIFEFLSEHPDKARIFDQAMIGIHGRGTDAAIKAYDFSDIRVLADLGGGNGLNLISILQAFPDLKGILFDLPHVVDNAQEQFDRAGLTGRCDLVGGDFFQSVPAGADAYLLRHIIHDWNDEKSLQILKNCHATMPEKGKLLVMESVIDPGNAPFSGKFVDLVMLLVTGGKERTAEEFQLLYDQAGFELTRILPTQSELSIIEGIKR, encoded by the coding sequence GTGCCCGAGAAAACAACGCATCAGCAAGTAGAGGAATTGATTACCGGCTACTGGAAATCGCAGAGTATTTATGCCGCTGCGAAACTGGGCATTGCCGACCTGCTGGTCGACGGAGACCAGACTCCTGAGCAACTGGCAGCTGCTACAAATACAGACTCCAATGCCCTCTATCGCCTGTTACGCGCCCTGGCCAGTATCGGAATCTTCAAAGAAAATGAAGCGGGAGAGTTCTCATTAACTCCTCTCGCGGAACCATTGCGCAGTAGTGATCCCCAATCAAAACATGCGTTAGCCATCATGAATGGGGAAGATCAGTTTCGCCCCTGGTGTGAAATCATCTATAGTCTCCAGACTGGAAAGCCGGCGTATGACAACATCTGGGGAAAGTCGATTTTTGAATTTCTTTCAGAACATCCCGACAAGGCACGCATCTTTGATCAGGCCATGATCGGCATTCATGGCCGCGGAACCGATGCCGCGATCAAAGCGTATGATTTTTCTGATATCCGGGTACTGGCGGATCTCGGGGGCGGCAATGGTTTGAATCTGATCAGCATCCTCCAGGCCTTTCCGGACCTGAAAGGAATCCTCTTTGATCTGCCTCATGTCGTTGATAATGCCCAGGAGCAATTCGACCGGGCAGGTCTGACTGGTCGCTGTGATCTCGTCGGTGGTGACTTCTTTCAGTCTGTGCCAGCCGGAGCAGACGCGTATCTCCTGCGACATATCATCCACGACTGGAACGATGAAAAATCACTCCAGATTCTCAAGAACTGTCACGCAACCATGCCGGAAAAGGGAAAACTGCTGGTGATGGAAAGTGTGATCGATCCGGGGAACGCCCCGTTCTCAGGTAAGTTTGTCGATCTGGTGATGCTGCTGGTGACAGGTGGTAAGGAACGCACGGCTGAAGAATTTCAGCTACTCTACGATCAGGCGGGCTTCGAACTGACACGCATTCTACCGACCCAATCGGAACTGAGTATCATTGAAGGAATCAAACGCTGA
- a CDS encoding transporter yields the protein MRNFCWRAWLGLLVNITLFCCAGRTFAETSETLFNHSLLASEFVETPEVEYEAPRNQLLNFSLECGTLFQWRGSTGCNGGPQLDQPLQTDRPNFTSTSVTVGKGVTQLEFGYTYLDSEQLGADVKYQSFGEFLYRRGIVADWMEFRLSFAPLEQSTDAGFYQNTTFGSQDLGLALQFALTPQQGVLPEMALITSMSVPTGSTAFTANQVEAGIDLVYAWTLNDFVNVAASTQGYGDIDDSGESFLEIAQSCSVGYTLTEKLGAFTEWFVLIPSGARTARTEHYFDAGLTYLITNNLQLDMSAGVGLNDAADAYFVGAGCSIRFP from the coding sequence ATGCGTAACTTTTGTTGGCGAGCCTGGCTTGGTCTGCTCGTCAACATCACGTTGTTCTGCTGCGCAGGGAGAACCTTTGCCGAAACCAGCGAAACTCTCTTTAATCATAGTCTGCTCGCATCAGAATTCGTCGAAACACCCGAGGTGGAGTATGAGGCCCCTCGCAATCAGCTTCTCAATTTTTCACTGGAATGTGGCACCCTGTTTCAATGGCGAGGCAGCACTGGATGTAACGGAGGACCGCAGCTCGATCAGCCTTTGCAGACGGACCGGCCGAACTTCACGTCGACATCTGTGACAGTCGGTAAAGGCGTTACTCAGCTTGAGTTTGGTTATACTTATCTGGACAGCGAGCAACTGGGGGCGGATGTCAAATATCAGTCATTCGGTGAATTCCTGTATCGCCGTGGGATTGTGGCAGACTGGATGGAATTTCGGTTGTCGTTTGCTCCTCTGGAACAGAGTACCGATGCGGGATTCTATCAGAATACGACTTTCGGCAGTCAGGATCTGGGGCTGGCGCTGCAATTTGCCCTGACTCCCCAGCAGGGAGTTCTGCCTGAAATGGCTTTGATTACTTCGATGAGCGTACCGACAGGAAGTACTGCGTTTACTGCGAATCAGGTGGAAGCGGGCATTGATCTGGTCTATGCCTGGACCCTCAATGATTTTGTGAACGTCGCGGCCTCTACACAGGGTTATGGCGATATCGATGATTCCGGCGAATCCTTTCTTGAAATCGCACAATCCTGTTCGGTGGGTTATACCCTGACTGAGAAACTGGGAGCCTTTACCGAATGGTTTGTATTGATTCCCAGCGGTGCCCGAACGGCGCGCACCGAACACTATTTTGATGCCGGCCTCACGTACCTGATCACCAACAACCTGCAGCTCGACATGAGTGCGGGCGTAGGTTTGAATGACGCAGCAGATGCATACTTTGTCGGCGCGGGCTGCTCAATTCGTTTTCCCTGA
- a CDS encoding glycerophosphodiester phosphodiesterase, producing MYQHQILLTIICSLILPTADVLATEPGAPLIVAHRGLLKVAPENTLANFRACLELRLGFEFDVQRSKDGHLVCIHDNTLDRTTNGSGKVADLTLAEIKQLDAGDWFAPCFKGERVPTVEEVLQLAAQYRQHEILIAVDFKDSDVEQEVVELAKKQGILKRLLFIGRTIQEPQVRKNIKAASLTAETAAVANNMAEFSAALSEPDADWVYVRYLPTRSEMQQVHAAGKKSFIAGSSVSGKVPQNWQQATAAGIDAILTDYPLALRALQQQSKLKSDD from the coding sequence ATGTACCAACACCAGATCCTGCTGACGATCATCTGTTCCTTGATTCTTCCTACTGCTGATGTTCTCGCAACGGAACCTGGAGCCCCCCTGATCGTCGCACACCGCGGCTTACTCAAAGTGGCGCCGGAAAATACGCTGGCTAATTTCCGAGCCTGCCTGGAACTGCGGTTGGGATTTGAATTCGATGTACAACGCAGTAAAGACGGACACCTGGTCTGTATTCATGACAACACACTCGATCGAACGACCAATGGCTCAGGGAAAGTCGCCGACCTGACACTGGCGGAAATTAAACAGTTGGATGCCGGCGACTGGTTCGCCCCTTGTTTTAAAGGAGAACGGGTTCCCACCGTCGAAGAAGTGTTACAACTTGCTGCTCAATATCGACAGCATGAGATTCTTATTGCTGTCGACTTCAAAGACTCAGACGTCGAACAGGAGGTCGTCGAACTCGCGAAAAAACAGGGAATTCTCAAACGACTTCTTTTTATCGGGCGAACGATTCAGGAACCACAGGTCAGAAAAAATATCAAAGCCGCCTCCCTGACAGCGGAAACGGCGGCGGTCGCTAACAACATGGCTGAATTTTCCGCAGCGCTGTCAGAACCAGATGCAGACTGGGTTTATGTGCGGTACCTGCCCACCCGGTCAGAAATGCAACAGGTACATGCTGCCGGTAAGAAGTCGTTCATCGCCGGTTCCTCCGTGAGTGGAAAGGTTCCGCAAAACTGGCAGCAGGCGACAGCCGCCGGCATTGATGCCATTCTGACTGACTATCCACTCGCTTTACGCGCCCTGCAACAACAGAGTAAATTGAAATCTGACGATTGA
- a CDS encoding MarR family winged helix-turn-helix transcriptional regulator, producing MSPLSLEDQVIVALRRITRAIDLHSRGLMQEIGLTAPQLASLQTIARMQPITVGALAKSIHLSQATLTGILSRLESRNLVSRSRRGQDKRTVVVELTEEGQAMIINAPSLLQDRFHRELLMLQEWEQTQMLSTLQRIASMMDAEDIDASPVLSAGEVSTPAEHDSRFLNE from the coding sequence ATGTCACCTCTCAGTCTTGAGGATCAGGTTATCGTCGCATTGCGACGGATCACACGCGCGATTGATTTACACTCCCGGGGGCTGATGCAGGAAATCGGCCTGACTGCGCCACAACTAGCTTCGCTCCAGACGATTGCGCGAATGCAACCTATTACAGTAGGTGCTCTGGCGAAATCGATTCATCTCAGTCAGGCAACACTTACCGGGATCTTGAGCCGACTGGAATCCCGAAATCTGGTCTCTCGGAGTCGCAGGGGACAGGATAAACGGACCGTCGTCGTCGAATTGACCGAAGAAGGTCAGGCAATGATCATCAATGCCCCCTCGTTGTTACAGGACCGCTTTCACCGCGAACTCCTGATGCTGCAGGAATGGGAACAGACACAAATGCTTTCCACTCTGCAACGCATCGCATCTATGATGGACGCCGAAGATATCGATGCTTCTCCTGTCCTCTCTGCAGGAGAAGTCTCGACCCCTGCAGAACATGATTCTCGTTTCCTGAATGAGTAA
- the ectA gene encoding diaminobutyrate acetyltransferase, with product MDKATQLIFREPTLEDGLAITNLVKNCPPLDVNSHYVSLLLCRDFYDTCVLAEHDSRIVGFLSAYCPPHRENTIFIWQAAVDSSMRGCGVASRMLDALLSRESLSNINYLETTITPSNKSSQKLFRSLAKRLNTECRTCCGFPSDLFGEAEEHEAEELHQLGPFTLTPSYGEKSQVS from the coding sequence ATGGATAAGGCCACACAACTGATATTTCGCGAGCCCACTCTGGAAGATGGTCTCGCTATTACAAACCTGGTGAAGAACTGCCCTCCCCTGGACGTGAATTCCCATTACGTCTCTTTGCTGCTTTGCCGCGATTTCTACGATACGTGCGTTCTGGCCGAACATGATTCCCGTATTGTAGGTTTTCTCTCGGCTTATTGCCCCCCTCATCGAGAAAACACCATCTTCATCTGGCAGGCAGCCGTCGACAGCAGCATGCGTGGCTGCGGAGTTGCTTCCCGTATGCTGGATGCCCTGCTTTCACGTGAAAGTCTGTCAAACATCAACTACCTGGAAACGACGATTACACCTTCCAACAAATCGTCTCAAAAGCTGTTTCGCTCGCTGGCGAAGCGGCTCAACACTGAGTGCCGAACGTGCTGTGGATTTCCTTCGGATCTGTTTGGTGAAGCTGAAGAACACGAAGCCGAAGAACTGCACCAGCTAGGCCCATTCACACTCACACCTTCTTATGGAGAGAAATCACAAGTATCATGA
- the ectB gene encoding diaminobutyrate--2-oxoglutarate transaminase, whose translation MNIFNRLESNVRGYCRSFPTTFTKAQNATLTDEAGNEYIDFLAGAGTLNYGHNNPIFKAKLLEFLERDGLLHGLDMHTDAKQHFLEVFEKHILSPLEFDYKVQFTGPTGTNAVEAALKLARKVTGRTNVVSFTNGFHGVSLGSVAATGNSHFRDAAGTPLNNVTFMPYYGYLGDNIDTLEYFEALLKDNSSGLDLPAAVIVETVQGEGGVNVASAEWLQQLETLCQEHGMLLIIDDIQVGCGRTGSFFSFEEAGIVPDIVTLSKSLSGYGLPMSLVLMRSELDQWEPGEHNGTFRGNNLAFVSAAAAIETYWSDYRLTREVKRKGTLIESRLQAIADTTTELDMEVRGRGMMWGLACSEYPQLPDMISAEAFKRGLIIETSGTDSHVLKILAPLTIEDDQLLEGLEIVADCFKTVLNDEKVIKELGLITN comes from the coding sequence ATGAATATATTCAACCGACTCGAATCTAATGTCCGGGGATACTGCCGCTCGTTCCCGACAACCTTCACAAAAGCCCAGAATGCGACTTTGACTGATGAAGCAGGAAACGAATATATCGACTTCCTTGCCGGCGCCGGTACTTTAAACTACGGCCATAATAATCCGATCTTCAAAGCGAAACTGCTTGAATTCCTCGAACGGGACGGCCTGCTGCATGGTCTCGATATGCACACCGATGCCAAACAACACTTTCTGGAAGTATTTGAAAAACACATCCTTTCTCCACTCGAGTTCGATTACAAAGTCCAGTTTACAGGCCCCACCGGGACCAATGCCGTCGAAGCCGCACTCAAGCTGGCTCGCAAAGTCACCGGACGAACCAACGTCGTTTCCTTCACCAATGGATTTCATGGGGTCAGCCTCGGTTCAGTCGCTGCGACAGGTAACAGTCATTTTCGCGATGCCGCTGGCACTCCTTTAAACAATGTCACTTTTATGCCTTATTATGGGTACCTGGGTGACAACATCGACACGCTGGAATACTTCGAAGCGCTGCTGAAAGACAATAGCAGTGGTCTAGATTTGCCGGCTGCCGTGATTGTGGAAACGGTTCAGGGTGAAGGGGGCGTCAATGTTGCCAGCGCAGAATGGCTGCAACAGCTCGAGACTCTTTGCCAGGAACATGGCATGCTGCTGATCATTGACGATATCCAGGTTGGCTGCGGCCGTACCGGCAGTTTCTTCAGTTTTGAAGAAGCGGGAATCGTCCCTGATATCGTTACGCTCTCAAAATCATTGAGCGGTTATGGCTTACCCATGTCGCTGGTATTGATGCGATCGGAACTCGACCAGTGGGAACCGGGTGAGCACAACGGTACATTCCGCGGAAACAACCTGGCGTTTGTTTCTGCAGCTGCTGCCATCGAAACATACTGGAGCGATTACCGACTGACGCGCGAAGTCAAACGTAAAGGTACCTTGATTGAAAGCCGTCTCCAGGCGATTGCTGATACGACTACCGAACTGGATATGGAAGTACGTGGCCGCGGCATGATGTGGGGTCTTGCCTGTTCGGAATACCCTCAACTGCCAGACATGATCAGTGCCGAAGCATTTAAACGTGGCTTGATTATTGAAACCAGCGGGACGGACAGCCATGTCCTGAAAATCCTGGCACCACTGACAATTGAAGACGACCAGCTGCTGGAAGGCCTGGAGATTGTTGCCGACTGTTTCAAAACCGTTCTTAATGACGAAAAAGTAATTAAAGAACTGGGACTGATCACGAATTAA